The Candidatus Eremiobacteraceae bacterium DNA window GGCCGTGCATGCCGTCGTTAGACACAGACAAATTGATCGGTCTCCTGCTTTCGATGAACGCCGTCGGGATCGCCGAGCTTTACGGTCTCTTCGCGGCAGTACCGGCATTCATCGTCGCGGCGAGTCCTATGTCGCTCGGTATAGATCCAAAGAACCGCAACACAGTGATCATCGTGCTTGCCGTCTTGACGCTCTCGTTTCAACTCTTCGTCAGTCTTATGGTTTGGCTTCCGCTGTTGGGCGTCGTGATCGGCTTGCTCATTAGGTGGTACCCATGGGTACGGCAACGCTGGTTGCTGTCGGCGCTCTTCGCAGCCGCCGCGTTCGGAGTCATACAATTTTCGGGACTCCAGTACGGTCACATCCATTGCGGGCCGTGAGCACCTGAATCGGACGCTTCGGCGAAACGAACGAACGGCGGTCTCGTCGGATTTTCAGACGCGATCGCGTGCGGCGCCGCCCCGGACCGTCGCACCGATCACGATGCCTGCGCTGATGAGCACGAGATTCTTTATGATGTACTGTCCTACGAGGGTCGGCACGAACGGAATGGATTCAAAGGTCTGCGACGGGAAGAAAAACAATGGGAGCAGCGTTCCCAACATCTGCGCGAAAAGCAAGAACAATGTGACGCGTTTGGCGACGCCGGCGATCAACCCGAGACCTATCAGACATTCCCACGTCGCCAAAATTGGAAGACTCACGTGCGGTCCGATGTGGCCGAAGGTCAGCACGAGAATTGTATCGCTTGCCATTTTCTCGGCCGGGCTTTGATTTGGGAAATATTTCAAGACGCCGAACCAGAAAAAGACGATGCCAAGACTTAGCCGCAAAACGGTGATGCCGTTAGCGGCCATCCATTTGACGATCGCGCGGTCTATTTTGTCGAATGTGGCACTCATGCAAACAGTATACCCCGAAAACGGAGACATGCCGGGGCGGTGAAGCAAAAGTTTTCGACGAAAAGGTCATGGAGGCATTCGCTCCGCGCCGGCGTGTGCCGGTCAAGCCACCGTCAACCGTCACGCCTATCGCACCACTTTCGTGGACATGGGCGGATCGAGATCACCCTGGAACTTGATACGGAAGTTCGCACGGTCGACGTGCCGGCCGATCTCGCAAAAGTTCTAGGCAAACGTCGATAGGATTCAAGCGGCGAAACAAATCGAGACGCGCGTGCGCCGTATAGAACAAGTCATCGGCAAGGTTCAAGAACGTGCGGCTAGCGCGCCGGCCCGGCGGGCTGCCTCCAAACATCCTCGATCGGCGCCACATTAGCCGAGTATCCTAAATACGGCAAACCGTAAAAATCTTCGACGGTTCGGAGCACCCGGTAGTCGTCTACCGGTTCGTCGTAGACGCCCGGCTTCACGTCCGCACCGATGAAGATCAGCGGAATGCTGTTGCCCATCAGCGTGTCGCTCTCGTCCCAGGCGATAATGACCAATGAATTGTGCGATTGCACCCAATCGATGAGCGGCGCGACGTTTCGACGGAGCCACGCGTCACCGGCCGCGATGCTGCCGGTGTGCATGTCGTGGGCGAGATTGGGGATGACGAATGCGACCGTCGGCAATCGATTCAGACTCGGCAACGCAGCAAATGCAAGGTTGTCTGCCGCCGGCACATCGCTGAAATTGACCCAGGGCGAATGCTTGCGGGCGTATCCTTCGTTCAGCTCACCGCTGAAGCAGCCGGCAAATCCCGGATGCGGCAGATCTTCGGAATATCCGGCAAACGAGAACCCGGCGGCTATCAGCGCGCCTCCGAGCGAGGGTTGCGATGGCGGGAGGTCCTTCTCCGGACAAGAATCCGCGTCGGCGTTTGTCCGGCCCGTGAACAACGCGATATAGTTCGGCTGACTTGGATGGGCGACGCCCGTCGCTTTCGCGAACAAGGCGGCTGATTTCGCCAGTCCATTGAGATACGGAGCCTTGCTGCTGCCGATGATCGTCGTGTCGGCTTTGTTCTCCTCGATGACGAAGATGACGTGCGCCGGCCGGGGGAGCGTCGCGCGAGGTACGCTCGATCCGACCGGAATCAGCGGGGGTAGTTCGGTCGGCTGCGTGTGACTGCCATAGTAGTTCGCGAGCGCGAGCCAGCAGACGATCACAGTCGCCACCGAGATCGCCGCGATGGTCCACCGTCGCTTCACTGAGGCCGCTTGATGGTCTGCCGGAGCATATAACGTTCCATCGCGCGGATCGGCCACATCGCACGATGCTCGTGAGGAACGATAGGCTCGGTCAGGATCGCGCGGATGCCGAGCAGTTTTGCAGCGAGGACGTCGGCGAACAGTTGATCGCCGATGACCACGGTCTCTTTTCGCCGGACGCGTAACTGCCTGACCGCGCGGATGACGCCGAACGGAAGCGGCTTGAGCGCAGTGTGCACGAACGTGATGATGCCAAGAAGCGTGGCCACGCTCTTGACCCACGCGCGCACGTTATTTGATACGATCGCGATCGCGAAGCCGCGATCGAGCGCCTCGCGTACCCAGGCGGCCACTTCGGGCGCCGGTTCGAGCAGTTTCCAGCCGATGAGCGTATTGTCGAGGTCGATGACGATTCCGCGAATACCTTCGGCGCTCAGCTCCTCTAGCGATATCGAACTGACGTTGCGCACGATGCGAAACGGTCTCATCATCTGGCGCGGATTTCGGAATCTCATACCGGAGCGTCGACCGGCGGAACTTCGACCGGCGGAGCCGGCACGAAGACTGCGACCGCGCGGGGAACGACTTCGAAGACAGCGGGTGTGGCGGTGACGATCTCTCCGTCGGCTTCGATACGCTTCGGCCTGTGCGTTCGTACTTCGAATCGCTTGCCGTGCGTGGTATGGACGCTTCGCGCCTCGTCGTAGCGGCGCTGCAGCAACGCCCTGAACGCGTCGAAATACGTCCATCCATGTTCGAATCCCACGCTGTAAAAGTCAAGCAGGCGGTCGTCGATCTCGGCTTCGTCGCTTGCGACAAATCCGCCGAAGTTGCGGCTGTTTCCCAGCGTGAGCTGGAGGGTCTTGACATCGAATTCATCGCCGCCGTCCACCCGCACGTGCGCGCGGAACCGGTGCATCCTGAAAAGCAAAACGACCGCATTGTACAAGAGCGCCAGTATGCCAAAGCGAGCCTTCGCTTCGCTGGTCAACGCGCGGCAGAGCGCCACGCTCAGTCCAACGCTCGCTTCATTGAAGAAGTAGGCGTCGTTGACGCGCCCCACATCGATGCGGCGCGAATGCCCTTGGGCGATCACGTCGCACGCCTCATCCAGGTCATTGGGAATGCCAAGAGTCTTTGCCAGATCGTTCGCCGTGCCGAGCGGCAGCAATCCAAGCGGGAGATCGGTGCCGACGAGACCCTGAAGAGCCCCGTTGAGCGTGCCGTCACCGCCGCCGACGATAACGCAGTCGACGTCATCGCGGTGTTCGCGAATGGCGTTTGCGATGGCCGACCTGCTTCGAATGACCGACCTGACGACGTCGATATCGCGGCTTCGAAGCGCTTCGAGCACGCGCTGGACGTTCGGCGCGACGCTGCGCGCCTTTGCGTTGAGGAATACTAAGGCGCGGCGCCTAGCCACCGGCGTCTTAGGAAGAGCCTCGCCAGCATGTCCCAAATCCTGCGTGGTCTGCACGCCATGCTTGTTCCCAATCGAGGGGGTGAGTAACCGCGAGGCGCTCGTCGCGGGTGGTTAGTGGCTCATCGCGTTAGAAATCAAGACCGCCCATTTCGCCGGATGCGCCGGCCCGCCGGGCAGAGCGTTGAAGTATTCCCAAGCGAATACGCCGCCGAAATCCGGATACTTCGCGACGAGCTGTTTCACCGTGCTCTTGACCGTGATGATCGGAAGATAGCCGGATCCATCCGACGGATTGGCAATCGTGCCCGCGACAGCGAGATCGGCAGGGTAACCATGAGCGACCACTTTGTCGTAGTCGGTCGTGGAGACAAGCGAGCCGAATCCGCTGTAGAACTGCGCGTCGAACCACGCGATGTCCGCGCCTTCCGGGCTATGGTAGAGTTGATCGTAATTGAAGCCCGAAAGATTCGCGCCGCCGGATAACGCCGACGACACCGGCGCCAGCGTGATGAGGAATTTCTTGCCGAAGTCGGTGTGCAGCCTCCCGATCAATTTTCGGATGTCAAAGAGCGAGACCGACTCTTCGACATCTAGATCGATGCCGTTCAACTTGTATTGCACGATCGTCTGTTTCAGGATCGGATAGAATATCTTCCATTGTCCGAACAGGTCCTTGTACGAGCCCTGCGCCGCGCCGCCGAGCATCATCCGCGCGGTCACGCCGTAGCCTTGAAGGGTGGCTACTTCCGGCCACATGACGTCGAAGATCGGATCGCCGGGTGGATTGTCGTTCAGATGGATGTAGGGAGCCCCTTGGTTGTCGTAGCCGAGATGAAAGGCGGCGACGATCAAATCGGTGACGTACGGTTTGTTGTTGGCGGGGTTCAGCTTCGTCCAGATCGGCGACAAGGAGAGGTAGTTTCCCTGACTATATTGCGTCTGATAGTAGTAGATGACGCGTTTCGACGCTACCACAGACGGCGGGACGAGCATCGCAGGCCGCGATTGCGCTGCCGAACGCTCGTGAACTGCCGGAGTCGTGGCGCTCGAGCACCCGCCGGCGGAAATAGCGCAAAGTAGCGCCGCTGAAATAGCGATGCGATTCGATGATCTCATCGGTGTTGAACCTCCGTCGTGGACGACTAGGCGGCGGTTATTACGCAGGCCCGGCGGCAGTTCCCACTCGTGCTGAGTCCAACGTGCTGTCGTGCGCGGTCCGGCGCGAGAGCTCGTCGGCAAGGTCTTTGACCTGTTGCCGCAACTCTGGCACTGCGGTGGACTCGTACAGCATTCCGCGGCGCAACGATCCGATGGCGTAAATTCGGGGCGAGGCGCATCCGTCTTTGCCGACGACCGCGCCGGCGCCGTCGACATCGATCCCGAGTCCCAGCGCATCGGGCCGGATCGCGTCCCCGGCGATGAGATTGCGCCACAACGGATCGTTGGAGCGGGCGTAAT harbors:
- a CDS encoding DoxX family membrane protein, producing MSATFDKIDRAIVKWMAANGITVLRLSLGIVFFWFGVLKYFPNQSPAEKMASDTILVLTFGHIGPHVSLPILATWECLIGLGLIAGVAKRVTLFLLFAQMLGTLLPLFFFPSQTFESIPFVPTLVGQYIIKNLVLISAGIVIGATVRGGAARDRV
- a CDS encoding alkaline phosphatase family protein → MADPRDGTLYAPADHQAASVKRRWTIAAISVATVIVCWLALANYYGSHTQPTELPPLIPVGSSVPRATLPRPAHVIFVIEENKADTTIIGSSKAPYLNGLAKSAALFAKATGVAHPSQPNYIALFTGRTNADADSCPEKDLPPSQPSLGGALIAAGFSFAGYSEDLPHPGFAGCFSGELNEGYARKHSPWVNFSDVPAADNLAFAALPSLNRLPTVAFVIPNLAHDMHTGSIAAGDAWLRRNVAPLIDWVQSHNSLVIIAWDESDTLMGNSIPLIFIGADVKPGVYDEPVDDYRVLRTVEDFYGLPYLGYSANVAPIEDVWRQPAGPAR
- a CDS encoding YqeG family HAD IIIA-type phosphatase is translated as MMRPFRIVRNVSSISLEELSAEGIRGIVIDLDNTLIGWKLLEPAPEVAAWVREALDRGFAIAIVSNNVRAWVKSVATLLGIITFVHTALKPLPFGVIRAVRQLRVRRKETVVIGDQLFADVLAAKLLGIRAILTEPIVPHEHRAMWPIRAMERYMLRQTIKRPQ
- a CDS encoding lipid kinase, whose translation is MARRRALVFLNAKARSVAPNVQRVLEALRSRDIDVVRSVIRSRSAIANAIREHRDDVDCVIVGGGDGTLNGALQGLVGTDLPLGLLPLGTANDLAKTLGIPNDLDEACDVIAQGHSRRIDVGRVNDAYFFNEASVGLSVALCRALTSEAKARFGILALLYNAVVLLFRMHRFRAHVRVDGGDEFDVKTLQLTLGNSRNFGGFVASDEAEIDDRLLDFYSVGFEHGWTYFDAFRALLQRRYDEARSVHTTHGKRFEVRTHRPKRIEADGEIVTATPAVFEVVPRAVAVFVPAPPVEVPPVDAPV